Proteins from a genomic interval of Mesobacillus sp. S13:
- a CDS encoding Crp/Fnr family transcriptional regulator, with protein MPNTTKVTHSIEIKELLQFADRTIHVPKGSYLFQEGMEAEELYLILGGKVQISKVTQDGRELALRICGENDICGELTLFTYAPKYLLSALILEDAKIAAIRKDVIEKEIFHNPSLAFEFMKWMSDHFRKTQTKFRDLVLNGKKGALFSTLIRMTNSYGVQKDTGILIDLPLTNQELANFCGTSRESTNRILNDLKREGIISVKKGKILVHDVNFLRQEIGCENCPAIFCSID; from the coding sequence ATGCCAAACACAACTAAAGTAACTCATTCAATTGAAATTAAAGAATTACTCCAGTTTGCCGACCGGACGATCCATGTGCCAAAAGGTTCATACCTGTTCCAGGAAGGCATGGAGGCTGAGGAGCTTTACTTGATTCTGGGCGGCAAGGTCCAAATCAGCAAGGTCACCCAGGATGGCCGCGAGCTCGCCTTAAGAATATGCGGGGAAAATGATATTTGCGGAGAACTGACTCTGTTCACCTATGCACCTAAATATCTCTTGAGTGCACTTATTCTCGAAGATGCAAAAATCGCAGCAATCAGAAAAGATGTAATTGAAAAAGAGATTTTCCACAATCCGTCACTCGCTTTTGAATTCATGAAGTGGATGAGCGACCATTTCCGCAAAACTCAGACTAAGTTCCGCGACCTAGTGCTAAACGGAAAAAAAGGAGCATTATTCTCCACCTTGATCCGAATGACCAACAGCTACGGTGTCCAAAAAGATACCGGCATATTGATTGACTTGCCGCTGACCAACCAGGAGCTGGCTAATTTCTGCGGAACTTCACGCGAGAGTACAAACCGCATCCTGAACGACCTGAAGCGCGAAGGAATAATCTCGGTTAAAAAAGGAAAAATCCTTGTACATGATGTGAATTTTCTCCGCCAGGAAATTGGCTGCGAAAATTGCCCGGCAATATTTTGTTCTATAGATTAA
- a CDS encoding MFS transporter: MKPQNIQLSLQTLSLVAGFMVWVILSALMPFIKEDIQLDANQVAMATAIPVVLGSVLRIPIGFWTNKYGARKLFFTSFAFLLFPVYFISIADSFIDLLIGGLFVGIGGAIFSVGVTSLPKYYSKERHGFVNGIYGVGNLGTAVTTFTAPVIAAQLGWQPTVKLFIILLIAFSVLNFFVGDKKEPRVVTPMGEQIKSVYKNQKLWALSLFYFITFGSFVAFTIYLPNFLVSHFELDKVDAGLRTAGFIALATFLRPIGGWLGDKFNSFVILMGVFAGMTISGILLSFTPSLTLYTVGCLAVAISAGIGNGTVFKLVPLYFSKQAGIVNGIVSAMGGLGGFFPPLMLAFLYNLTGHYAIGFMALSQVALASLIIVIWMYYQDKLSLAKNIIDHTAEGIMITDVKGTIQQVNPAFTTVTGYNAEEVIGKNPRFLQSGKHGEDFYREMWKVIAEKGSWQGEIWNKKKNGLIYPEFLTISMVKNEAGELKNFVGMFSEMTMEKE; encoded by the coding sequence ATGAAACCACAGAACATTCAATTGTCACTTCAAACGTTGAGTCTTGTGGCCGGATTTATGGTCTGGGTTATTTTATCCGCATTAATGCCCTTTATTAAAGAGGATATCCAGCTGGATGCGAACCAGGTTGCAATGGCCACTGCCATTCCTGTTGTCCTCGGGTCTGTCCTGAGAATCCCAATTGGGTTCTGGACGAACAAGTATGGAGCAAGGAAACTGTTTTTTACCAGCTTTGCCTTTCTTTTGTTCCCTGTGTATTTCATCAGTATTGCTGATTCCTTTATTGATTTGTTGATTGGTGGCCTGTTTGTCGGAATCGGGGGAGCGATCTTTTCTGTGGGTGTCACCTCACTACCGAAATATTATTCGAAGGAACGCCATGGTTTCGTTAATGGTATATATGGAGTAGGAAATCTGGGAACTGCGGTTACAACGTTTACAGCACCGGTTATAGCTGCGCAATTAGGGTGGCAGCCGACAGTCAAGCTTTTCATAATTTTGTTAATCGCATTTTCAGTCCTTAACTTTTTCGTTGGTGACAAAAAAGAACCAAGAGTTGTGACTCCTATGGGTGAGCAAATAAAGAGTGTATATAAAAACCAGAAGCTTTGGGCACTGAGCTTATTTTATTTCATTACTTTTGGTTCATTTGTAGCCTTCACGATTTACTTGCCCAATTTCCTTGTATCTCATTTCGAACTTGATAAAGTCGATGCTGGACTAAGGACAGCAGGCTTCATTGCCCTCGCAACCTTTTTAAGGCCGATTGGCGGCTGGCTTGGTGATAAATTTAACTCTTTTGTCATACTGATGGGTGTGTTCGCTGGAATGACCATTTCAGGCATCCTGCTATCCTTCACACCATCATTGACATTGTATACAGTTGGCTGTCTCGCAGTCGCAATCAGTGCTGGCATCGGGAACGGAACTGTCTTCAAGCTAGTCCCGCTTTATTTCTCCAAGCAAGCGGGAATCGTGAACGGAATTGTATCAGCGATGGGCGGTTTAGGAGGATTTTTCCCACCCCTTATGCTTGCATTCCTTTATAACCTTACCGGACATTACGCCATTGGTTTCATGGCCTTATCACAGGTGGCACTGGCAAGTTTGATTATCGTGATTTGGATGTACTATCAGGATAAATTAAGTCTTGCTAAAAATATCATCGACCACACGGCTGAGGGAATCATGATTACAGATGTAAAAGGAACGATCCAACAAGTAAATCCAGCATTCACGACTGTAACTGGCTACAATGCAGAAGAAGTAATTGGGAAAAACCCACGTTTTCTACAATCCGGAAAACATGGGGAAGACTTTTACAGGGAGATGTGGAAAGTGATAGCGGAAAAGGGATCCTGGCAGGGGGAGATTTGGAATAAGAAGAAAAATGGATTGATTTATCCTGAATTCCTGACAATCAGCATGGTGAAAAATGAGGCAGGCGAACTCAAGAACTTTGTTGGCATGTTCAGTGAAATGACCATGGAAAAAGAATGA
- the moaA gene encoding GTP 3',8-cyclase MoaA, which produces MVKNIIKDQLNRPLRDLRISVIDRCNFRCQYCMPAEIFGPDFVFLPKSELLSYEEIERVAKLFIELGVEKIRLTGGEPLMRKDLPILVRMLNDIEGLKDIALTTNGVMLPKHAEELYAAGLKRVNISLDSLKDELFGEINGRNVGVGPVLKGIEAAKKAGLGVKINMVVKKGLNDTEILPMADFCKKEGLELRYIEYMDVGSTNGWKMDDVITKKQIHDLISQHYELEPVDPEYFGEVAKKYRYKGTDINVGFISSVSESFCSSCTRSRLSANGQIFTCLFNGNGHDIRDFMRAGATDDELRARITDVWNHRTDRYSDERTAETVANRKKIEMSYIGG; this is translated from the coding sequence ATGGTGAAAAACATAATAAAAGATCAATTAAATAGACCGCTCCGCGATTTGCGTATTTCTGTTATAGATCGATGTAATTTCCGCTGTCAGTATTGTATGCCAGCTGAGATATTTGGCCCTGATTTTGTATTTCTTCCTAAAAGCGAGTTATTGTCTTATGAAGAAATTGAACGGGTAGCAAAGTTATTCATAGAGCTTGGGGTGGAAAAAATCAGGCTTACAGGCGGGGAGCCGTTGATGCGCAAGGATTTGCCGATTCTTGTCAGGATGCTGAATGACATCGAAGGATTGAAGGATATCGCTTTGACCACCAATGGCGTAATGCTGCCTAAGCATGCGGAGGAGCTGTATGCTGCTGGCCTGAAGCGGGTCAATATCAGTTTGGACAGTCTTAAAGATGAATTGTTTGGCGAAATTAATGGCCGGAATGTCGGCGTCGGACCTGTATTAAAAGGGATCGAGGCAGCGAAGAAAGCTGGCTTGGGCGTTAAGATCAATATGGTTGTCAAAAAGGGACTCAATGATACGGAGATTCTACCAATGGCCGATTTCTGCAAAAAAGAAGGCTTGGAGCTTCGCTACATTGAATACATGGATGTGGGCAGCACCAACGGCTGGAAGATGGACGATGTCATCACCAAGAAACAGATTCATGACCTTATAAGCCAGCACTATGAATTGGAACCGGTTGATCCTGAGTATTTCGGTGAGGTCGCTAAGAAATACCGCTATAAAGGTACCGATATTAATGTCGGCTTCATTTCATCGGTATCAGAGTCATTCTGCTCAAGCTGCACAAGGTCACGTTTGTCAGCGAACGGCCAGATCTTCACTTGCCTGTTCAATGGAAATGGCCACGATATCCGCGACTTCATGCGCGCTGGTGCCACAGATGATGAACTCCGCGCCCGCATTACTGACGTTTGGAACCATAGAACAGACCGCTATTCGGATGAACGAACAGCTGAAACAGTTGCGAACAGAAAGAAAATCGAAATGTCCTATATTGGCGGCTAA
- the cls gene encoding cardiolipin synthase produces the protein MLKRRLEFLFVFILMVCFYIVFFTGYSQAIKLTALTTYAMIIMISMYSLMLENRSAQHTLMWMYVMMLFPVGGYFFYLFSGQLYIKGYLYKSKRMRDREQWEKLMRKEESRNLSFLIENQQCFAQYAKNATLTPITTASRAKVLKDGEETFAEIKKRLRKAEKFIHMEYYIFRSDRLGREIIEILIEKARQGVEVLFIFDAAGSMKIAAADLKAMQDAGIKATPFSPLKYGFFNQKFNFRNHRKIVVIDGEIGFVGGLNVGVEYLGEDEKIGFWRDTHMMLTGEAVYTLHNVFLLDWEYISGEDVLEDHRAVKKIHEDGELDGAIQVVPSGPDTQQGIMSDFYYTMMSCATKSIWIATPYFVPDEAIRTALRVAAAKGIEVRIMVPEINDSYLTQYASRSYFSELLRNGAEIYSYKKGFLHQKVIIVDGNIASIGTANMDMRSFHLNFEVNVFLFGTSSIRDLVAHYEEDLEESEKISPVQYHKRGYWERTKESFARLFSGAL, from the coding sequence ATGCTAAAGAGAAGACTTGAATTTTTATTTGTATTTATTTTAATGGTATGTTTTTATATTGTATTTTTCACCGGCTACAGCCAGGCAATCAAACTAACAGCCTTAACGACTTATGCGATGATTATCATGATCAGCATGTATTCATTGATGCTTGAGAACCGTTCGGCTCAGCACACTCTGATGTGGATGTATGTCATGATGCTGTTTCCTGTGGGTGGTTACTTCTTCTATTTGTTTTCAGGTCAGTTGTATATAAAAGGTTACTTGTATAAGAGTAAGCGTATGCGTGACCGGGAGCAATGGGAGAAACTGATGAGAAAGGAAGAGTCGAGGAACCTTTCTTTTTTAATAGAGAATCAGCAGTGCTTTGCGCAATATGCGAAAAACGCAACTTTGACTCCGATTACAACTGCTTCCCGGGCAAAAGTCCTGAAAGATGGCGAAGAGACTTTTGCGGAAATTAAAAAGAGGCTTCGTAAAGCTGAAAAATTCATTCATATGGAATATTATATCTTCAGATCTGACAGGCTTGGCAGGGAGATTATCGAAATCTTGATTGAAAAAGCGCGGCAGGGAGTCGAGGTGTTGTTTATCTTTGATGCCGCTGGCAGCATGAAGATCGCTGCAGCAGATTTAAAGGCCATGCAGGATGCAGGTATAAAAGCGACTCCATTTTCCCCGTTGAAGTATGGCTTCTTCAACCAGAAATTCAATTTCCGAAATCATAGGAAAATCGTCGTCATCGATGGAGAAATCGGTTTTGTCGGCGGTTTGAATGTCGGTGTCGAATACCTGGGTGAAGATGAAAAGATCGGATTCTGGCGGGACACACATATGATGCTGACTGGAGAAGCTGTCTATACCCTTCACAATGTGTTCCTGCTGGATTGGGAATATATTAGCGGTGAGGATGTATTGGAAGATCATCGTGCAGTGAAAAAAATCCATGAAGATGGTGAGCTCGATGGTGCGATCCAGGTGGTGCCAAGCGGACCAGATACGCAGCAAGGAATCATGAGTGATTTTTACTATACAATGATGTCTTGTGCGACGAAATCAATTTGGATTGCAACTCCTTATTTCGTTCCTGATGAAGCAATCCGGACGGCACTGAGAGTTGCGGCAGCCAAAGGTATAGAGGTAAGGATCATGGTACCGGAAATCAATGATAGTTATCTGACTCAGTATGCAAGCCGCTCATACTTTTCGGAGCTCCTGCGGAATGGGGCTGAAATCTACTCCTATAAAAAGGGGTTCTTGCACCAGAAGGTCATCATTGTTGACGGGAATATTGCTTCGATTGGGACAGCCAATATGGACATGAGGAGTTTCCATCTTAATTTTGAAGTGAATGTCTTCTTGTTTGGCACAAGTTCGATCAGGGACCTTGTGGCTCATTATGAAGAGGATCTTGAAGAGTCGGAGAAAATCAGTCCTGTTCAATATCATAAGCGTGGATATTGGGAGCGAACAAAAGAATCGTTCGCCCGGCTGTTTTCAGGTGCATTGTAA
- the ric gene encoding iron-sulfur cluster repair di-iron protein, whose amino-acid sequence MIMPFDQNSLVKDIVNIFPQSSDLFKQNRLDFCCGGNRPLAEAATEQNLDVPAIMAALEELYRKHNGNAESMEVWTETDSEELIEHIKNKYHRELEEELKLLSPYVTKVAKVHGDRHVELLRVYELFYELKKELLEHTAKEEATVFPLLLQLDTANQEKRSEMIAEITELEKEHDHAGSILKELREITADFNPPLDACGTYRLVYKRLEALEAHTFMHVHLENNILFPRYIA is encoded by the coding sequence ATGATAATGCCTTTTGATCAAAATTCTTTAGTTAAAGATATTGTCAATATATTCCCGCAATCAAGTGATTTATTCAAGCAAAATAGGCTGGATTTCTGCTGTGGTGGAAATCGTCCTCTTGCTGAAGCGGCAACTGAACAAAACCTTGATGTTCCGGCAATCATGGCCGCGCTAGAGGAGTTATACCGTAAGCATAATGGCAATGCAGAAAGCATGGAAGTCTGGACTGAAACTGATTCTGAGGAATTGATCGAACATATTAAAAACAAATATCACCGCGAGCTTGAAGAAGAGTTAAAACTGCTCAGCCCGTATGTAACGAAGGTAGCGAAAGTCCATGGTGATCGTCACGTAGAGCTGTTGAGAGTCTATGAGCTCTTCTATGAGTTGAAGAAGGAGCTTCTGGAGCATACAGCAAAAGAAGAAGCGACTGTATTCCCGCTATTGCTCCAGCTTGATACCGCCAACCAGGAAAAGCGTTCCGAAATGATCGCAGAGATCACAGAGCTTGAGAAAGAACACGATCATGCTGGCTCAATCCTGAAAGAATTGCGGGAAATCACTGCTGACTTCAATCCGCCACTTGATGCATGCGGAACATATCGTTTAGTTTACAAGCGTCTGGAAGCACTGGAAGCACACACTTTTATGCATGTTCATTTAGAAAATAACATTCTGTTCCCAAGGTATATTGCTTAA
- the glp gene encoding gephyrin-like molybdotransferase Glp yields the protein MLEKRNPIPIGEAVKRVMEHKKKGSTEYVSINESFGRYLSEDLKATSDVPHFDRAPYDGYAIRSVDTQEASQNHAVEFEVVDHIGAGMLTDKELGPFHAVRIMTGAQMPVGADAVVMLELAREVERDGKKYMETKRKHNKGDNVSYRGEDAREGEVLVKKGTFINPGIQAMLATFGYAKVPVSKKPVIGLYATGTELLDVDEPLEPGKIRNSNSYMISAQILRAGAEVKYFGQLPDDFDTCFDAVSNAIKEVDLFITTGGVSVGDYDYLPEIYAKLGAEVLFNKVAMRPGSVTTVAQLDGKLLFGLSGNPSACYVGFELFARPIIRTMLFTDKPHLRKEKAVLDANFPKANPFTRFVRSAAGIQDGKLVVTPSGLDKSNIIMSLAGANSLMILPGGTRGFEEGTEVEVLMLEDHMGSEWPW from the coding sequence ATGTTAGAAAAAAGAAACCCTATTCCGATTGGGGAAGCAGTTAAGAGAGTGATGGAGCATAAGAAAAAAGGCTCCACTGAATATGTTTCAATCAATGAAAGCTTTGGACGCTATCTATCTGAAGACTTGAAAGCTACCAGCGATGTGCCGCATTTTGACAGGGCGCCATACGATGGCTATGCAATCCGGTCTGTCGATACTCAGGAAGCCTCTCAAAATCATGCTGTTGAATTTGAAGTGGTAGACCATATCGGAGCAGGTATGCTGACGGATAAAGAACTTGGCCCGTTCCACGCGGTCAGAATCATGACAGGAGCCCAGATGCCTGTTGGTGCAGATGCTGTCGTCATGCTGGAATTAGCAAGGGAAGTCGAGCGGGACGGTAAAAAATACATGGAAACGAAGCGGAAGCATAATAAAGGGGACAATGTTTCTTATCGTGGAGAGGATGCCAGGGAAGGCGAAGTGCTTGTTAAAAAAGGTACGTTCATCAATCCTGGTATTCAGGCAATGCTAGCTACTTTTGGATATGCTAAAGTCCCAGTTTCGAAGAAGCCAGTAATCGGACTTTATGCCACAGGAACTGAATTGCTTGATGTAGATGAGCCGCTTGAACCTGGGAAAATCCGTAACAGCAATTCTTATATGATTTCCGCTCAAATCCTTCGGGCAGGAGCTGAAGTGAAATACTTTGGCCAGCTGCCGGATGATTTTGATACATGCTTCGATGCTGTAAGCAACGCGATTAAGGAAGTCGATTTATTCATTACAACTGGCGGGGTATCCGTAGGAGATTACGACTATCTGCCTGAGATTTATGCAAAACTGGGAGCAGAAGTGTTGTTCAACAAAGTTGCGATGAGACCGGGAAGCGTCACTACGGTTGCGCAGCTTGATGGAAAGTTATTGTTTGGTCTATCAGGAAACCCGTCAGCATGCTATGTTGGCTTTGAATTGTTCGCCCGTCCAATCATAAGGACGATGCTGTTCACTGATAAGCCTCATTTGAGGAAGGAGAAAGCGGTTCTTGATGCCAATTTCCCTAAGGCGAATCCTTTTACCAGATTTGTTAGAAGTGCCGCTGGCATTCAGGATGGCAAGTTGGTAGTGACACCTAGCGGCCTGGATAAATCGAATATCATCATGAGCCTGGCTGGTGCTAACTCCCTCATGATCCTTCCTGGAGGTACACGAGGCTTTGAGGAAGGAACAGAGGTGGAGGTTCTGATGCTCGAAGACCATATGGGCAGTGAATGGCCTTGGTAA
- the mobB gene encoding molybdopterin-guanine dinucleotide biosynthesis protein B produces MALVKPLLFQVAGYQNSGKTTLSLTLIQQMTAAGLKVATIKHHGHGGRPEVVESKDSGKHVMAGAAVSLVEGGGRLVIQAESGSWSLPEEIDLLSFFNPDVILIEGHKHESYPKAVILRDMNDIELLGKLENIQVVLCRDPELVNKLKDTAVPVLNMEHGADWITTHLLNKL; encoded by the coding sequence ATGGCCTTGGTAAAACCATTGCTGTTCCAGGTGGCAGGGTATCAAAACAGCGGCAAGACCACGCTGAGCCTAACATTGATCCAGCAAATGACTGCAGCAGGTCTGAAGGTCGCCACCATCAAGCATCATGGTCATGGCGGCAGGCCGGAGGTTGTTGAATCAAAGGATTCAGGTAAGCATGTAATGGCCGGGGCTGCTGTTTCACTTGTCGAAGGTGGAGGCAGGTTGGTCATCCAGGCCGAAAGCGGATCTTGGTCGCTTCCTGAAGAAATAGATTTGCTATCCTTCTTCAACCCCGATGTCATTTTAATAGAAGGCCATAAGCATGAGTCATATCCCAAGGCCGTAATCCTTCGGGATATGAATGATATAGAGCTCTTGGGAAAACTGGAAAATATCCAGGTTGTTTTATGCCGGGACCCGGAATTGGTGAATAAGTTGAAGGATACAGCTGTCCCTGTTCTCAATATGGAGCATGGAGCAGACTGGATTACAACACACCTTTTAAATAAACTTTAG
- a CDS encoding respiratory nitrate reductase subunit gamma, whose product MCEVRAMEMLHIFLWIVYPYSVVAIVAMGLVWQYDASREEGTRSKAGRLLLGIVKILMAASTATGIAIVLSSSIANEPVLLLRWLISLAQLQPDMSLVMDVSILSKVHFIFVFLFLLSLAFTKEIYYLLKPHLYLKKIFLKLQFERRG is encoded by the coding sequence ATGTGTGAGGTGAGAGCGATGGAAATGCTGCATATCTTCTTATGGATTGTGTATCCATACTCGGTTGTGGCAATTGTGGCAATGGGTCTAGTCTGGCAGTACGATGCATCAAGAGAAGAAGGAACACGTTCGAAAGCAGGAAGGCTTCTGCTAGGCATCGTCAAAATACTTATGGCTGCCAGCACTGCAACCGGCATTGCCATTGTGCTTTCGAGCAGCATAGCTAACGAACCAGTATTGCTGTTAAGATGGCTCATCAGCCTAGCGCAACTGCAGCCGGACATGAGTCTGGTCATGGATGTATCCATTCTCTCGAAGGTGCATTTTATTTTTGTATTCCTATTTCTATTGAGTTTGGCATTCACCAAGGAAATTTACTATTTGCTAAAACCGCACTTATATTTAAAAAAGATCTTTTTAAAGCTTCAATTTGAAAGAAGAGGCTGA
- a CDS encoding MEDS domain-containing protein: MKKEMNQLFKDQRSVHVLYSYNEVEKYIEQAVDFIEDGVIAGDYVIFIENEPLFRSIHKKLKSRLTEDQMKFVHSVNNFDFYYSSGSYHPPAILEYFNKTVQPYIENAIPFRSWAHVEWATMKDPLDIIEDFERIVDEAVNSLSFPLICAYEGAKMPDHLIKILMETHPYVLKDDKFTISAEYLETPGLI, encoded by the coding sequence TTGAAAAAAGAAATGAATCAATTGTTTAAAGATCAACGGAGCGTACATGTTCTGTATTCCTATAATGAAGTGGAGAAATACATTGAACAGGCTGTTGATTTTATTGAAGATGGTGTGATAGCGGGAGATTATGTTATTTTCATTGAAAATGAACCTCTTTTCCGCTCCATTCACAAGAAGCTTAAATCGCGATTAACGGAAGATCAAATGAAATTTGTTCATAGCGTAAACAATTTCGACTTTTATTACTCCAGTGGCAGTTATCATCCTCCAGCAATCCTCGAATACTTTAATAAAACGGTTCAACCGTATATAGAAAATGCTATCCCTTTCCGATCCTGGGCACATGTGGAGTGGGCTACGATGAAAGACCCACTTGATATAATTGAAGACTTTGAGAGAATAGTAGACGAAGCCGTAAATTCACTGTCTTTTCCACTGATTTGTGCATACGAAGGAGCGAAAATGCCAGATCATCTTATAAAAATTCTGATGGAAACACATCCTTATGTCTTAAAAGATGATAAGTTCACTATTTCCGCTGAATACCTGGAAACACCTGGGTTAATATAA
- a CDS encoding YwiC-like family protein — translation MKLFMPKQHGAWAMLIIPFWLGAAASGIVWQHVPFFIGWLLLYLGTYPLLLMFKKKKIPFYRKWALIYITPALAFLMVPLFTTPSIVSFGLAMIPFFVINAYFSAKNKDRALLNDLSAIVVFSIAGLASSYLPNGEINENSLLVFASSILFFTGSTFYVKTMIREKKNSQFKWISWTYHLLVPVLWLAAGEFIVAVAAVPSLIRAVVFYGKPLSVMKVGIYEIVNAVLFFIIMLFAIL, via the coding sequence ATGAAGTTATTTATGCCAAAACAGCATGGTGCCTGGGCGATGTTGATCATCCCTTTTTGGCTGGGAGCAGCAGCAAGTGGAATAGTCTGGCAGCATGTCCCGTTTTTTATCGGATGGCTTTTACTATATTTAGGAACATATCCGCTTCTGTTAATGTTCAAGAAAAAGAAAATTCCATTCTATCGTAAATGGGCGCTTATTTATATAACACCAGCGCTTGCGTTCCTGATGGTTCCATTGTTCACAACGCCAAGCATCGTCAGCTTTGGTCTTGCGATGATCCCGTTTTTCGTGATTAATGCGTACTTCTCTGCAAAAAATAAAGACCGTGCCCTCCTGAATGACTTAAGTGCTATTGTTGTCTTTTCTATTGCCGGACTGGCCAGCAGCTATCTGCCAAACGGGGAAATCAATGAAAATTCACTACTGGTCTTTGCATCCAGCATTCTATTTTTCACCGGAAGTACATTCTACGTAAAAACAATGATTCGCGAAAAGAAGAACAGCCAATTCAAATGGATTTCCTGGACATATCATCTTTTGGTTCCTGTTCTATGGCTTGCAGCCGGTGAGTTCATAGTCGCTGTGGCCGCAGTGCCAAGCTTAATCAGAGCTGTAGTATTTTATGGAAAACCGCTTTCTGTCATGAAGGTAGGGATATACGAAATCGTCAACGCCGTCCTGTTCTTTATCATCATGCTTTTTGCGATTTTATAA
- a CDS encoding Crp/Fnr family transcriptional regulator — MLTATTLSPNLNKLFEKVHRIKSIDKGRFLFEEGNIAEELYIIQSGKFQISKMVPDGRELTIRMCSAGELVGELALFSSASQHILNARASESGTVAVIPKEKLEIEIEKDSGLALELVKWLSLQHRKSQTRFRDLVLHGKKGALYSTLIRMVNSYGVKTEDGLKIDVSLTNQELANFCGTSREVVNRLLSELRKSNIISIDKGFITVHSLNVLKREIDCENCPVEVCNIE; from the coding sequence ATGTTGACTGCAACAACGTTGTCACCAAACTTGAATAAGCTTTTTGAAAAGGTTCACAGAATCAAGAGTATTGACAAAGGCCGCTTCCTTTTTGAAGAAGGCAATATCGCAGAAGAGTTATACATTATCCAAAGCGGTAAATTTCAGATTAGCAAAATGGTTCCAGATGGCCGCGAGTTGACTATCAGGATGTGTTCAGCTGGAGAATTAGTTGGCGAGTTGGCTTTGTTCAGCTCGGCATCTCAGCATATACTGAATGCCCGTGCCTCCGAAAGCGGGACAGTGGCAGTGATTCCAAAGGAAAAGTTAGAGATAGAAATTGAAAAGGATAGCGGGCTCGCACTGGAACTCGTAAAGTGGCTATCCCTGCAGCATCGCAAATCGCAAACAAGGTTCAGGGATCTTGTTCTTCATGGGAAGAAAGGTGCTTTATACTCAACGCTAATCCGAATGGTGAACAGCTACGGAGTCAAAACCGAAGATGGCTTAAAAATCGATGTATCGCTGACGAATCAGGAACTAGCAAACTTCTGTGGTACATCACGCGAAGTCGTGAACAGATTATTGAGCGAACTGAGGAAAAGTAACATCATTTCCATTGATAAAGGATTCATAACCGTCCATTCCCTCAATGTGCTCAAGAGAGAGATAGATTGTGAGAACTGTCCGGTTGAGGTATGCAATATTGAATAA